A genomic region of Aedes aegypti strain LVP_AGWG unplaced genomic scaffold, AaegL5.0 Primary Assembly AGWG_AaegL5_hic_scaff_1427_PBJ_arrow, whole genome shotgun sequence contains the following coding sequences:
- the LOC5577668 gene encoding aminopeptidase N yields LIFSPEGKKLVTFQRTPRMQTYLLAFLVSDYTVKRDFANYMKKITVQSMSRPTHASQLSFSLDASVKLIDELQMYFDHPYEMSKIDSVGIPNNDFAAGAMENWGLVTYRESYFLITESSNDNSRRSVSTIIAHEFAHQFFGNLMAPKWWSYLWLNEGFATLYEYYLADRTHPHLLIKQRFSSGALQTALSADASATIRSMTHYVETVPETNRLFDRIAYEKSGSVLRMMHYALGEATFVKGLKHYIKQHQNSVVVPQNLFDSLQKAAAEDGMLPANASMTMIMESWSNQPGAPVVTITRQTGTDDVLFEQKRFFSTTQSTENNQTWWIPIFMYTNSSGGWYEKSPLFWIPQGSKQVTHKISIQQDDVFLINPAQTGYYRVNYDQQTWNNIIDRLRSNPTSFDAVIRGQLIDDSMNLANAGLLSHDTAFQILDHLRNNTDFFAWKSAYRNILELEKMLTVDPEALDLFRKYLLELIDTLYADYGTEKRKHHHTNDYDAQLIAVDLACRIGQQACLEQAMSKLNVLQQRTTLTIRSEAEQKLFCHALRTAKGVDVDKLTEAFEVEDDARSRRYLMDSLACVGSREEQERVMAFLVEQNQKVDQFLEAVAEQSGSWIVSIFDLLSREQAHLDDIFGSKRSMEKLLNKLADRIVDQLNAERLRQMMMILPVSSSFAANINSRVEEQIRWQEHNLPLVRRILQQYAL; encoded by the exons CTTATTTTCAGCCCCGAAGGCAAAAAACTGGTGACCTTCCAAAGAACCCCTCGGATGCAAACCTACCTGCTGGCCTTCCTAGTGTCGGATTACACCGTGAAGCGTGACTTTGCCAACTACATGAAGAAAATAACCGTCCAATCGATGTCCCGTCCAACACATGCTAGTCAACTGTCCTTCTCACTGGATGCCTCCGTCAAGCTCATTGATGAACTGCAAATGTACTTCGATCATCCGTATGAGATGAGCAAAATCGATAGCGTTGGCATTCCAAACAACGACTTCGCTGCCGGCGCTATGGAGAACTGGGGCCTGGTAACATACCGAGAGTCGTACTTCCTAATCACCGAGTCTTCCAACGACAACAGTCGGCGATCCGTTTCTACCATCATCGCGCACGAGTTTGCCCACCAGTTTTTCGGCAATCTGATGGCACCCAAGTGGTGGTCTTACCTGTGGCTAAACGAAGGATTTGCCACACTGTACGAGTATTATCTGGCTGATCGAACGCATCCGCATTTGCTGATCAAGCAACGCTTTTCCAGCGGAGCGCTACAGACCGCTCTTTCGGCAGATGCCAGTGCAACCATTCGATCGATGACTCACTACGTGGAGACGGTTCCGGAAACTAATCGCCTCTTCGACCGGATTGCATACGAGAAAT CAGGAAGTGTTCTCAGAATGATGCATTATGCACTGGGTGAAGCGACATTCGTTAAAGGCCTGAAGCACTACATCAAACAGCA TCAAAACTCTGTTGTGGTGCCGCAGAATCTCTTCGATAGTCTTCAAAAAGCAGCGGCAGAAGATGGAATGCTGCCAGCAAATGCATCCATGACAATGATCATGGAATCATGGTCCAACCAGCCAGGTGCACCAGTCGTGACAATTACCCGTCAGACTGGAACCGATGATGTGCTTTTCGAGCAGAAGCGGTTCTTTTCAACCACTCAATCAACGGAGAATAATCAGACTTGGTGGATTCCCATTTTCATGTACACCAACAGTAGTGGGGGTTGGTACGAGAAGAGTCCGCTGTTCTGGATTCCCCAAGGATCGAAGCAGGTGACCCACAAGATTTCTATCCAACAAGATGACGTATTTCTGATTAATCCAGCCCAAACTGGATACTACCGTGTTAATTATGATCAGCAGACGTGGAATAATATTATAGATAGGTTGAGATCAAATCCAACGTCGTTTGATGCCGTAATCAGAGGACAGCTGATCGACGATTCCATGAATTTAGCCAATGCCGGGCTGTTAAGCCATGATACGGCATTCCAAATCCTGGATCATCTCCGCAACAATACGGACTTTTTCGCATGGAAGTCTGCATATCGGAATATCCTGGAGCTGGAGAAAATGTTAACAGTGGATCCGGAAGCTCTGGATCTGTTCCGGAAGTACCTTTTGGAGTTGATAGACACTCTTTACGCAGACTATGGTACCGAGAAGCGCAAACACCACCACACCAACGATTACGACGCTCAACTGATCGCGGTCGATCTTGCGTGCCGTATCGGTCAACAGGCATGTCTGGAGCAAGCCATGAGCAAATTGAACGTCCTACAGCAGAGGACCACGTTGACAATACGCTCGGAAGCCGAACAGAAGCTATTCTGCCATGCACTGCGAACGGCGAAAGGCGTCGACGTGGACAAGCTTACCGAAGCGTTCGAAGTAGAAGACGACGCGCGTAGTAGAAGGTACCTCATGGATTCGCTGGCTTGCGTCGGCAGTCGCGAAGAGCAGGAACGCGTAATGGCGTTTTTGGTGGAGCAGAATCAGAAGGTCGACCAATTCTTAGAGGCTGTTGCTGAACAGAGCGGTAGTTGGATCGTCTCGATTTTCGATCTTCTATCACGAGAGCAGGCCCATCTGGATGATAT TTTCGGCAGCAAACGAAGCATGGAGAAGCTCTTGAACAAACTTGCCGATCGGATCGTTGATCAACTGAATGCCGAACGACTGCGCCAGATGATGATGATTTTGCCCGTTTCTTCGAGTTTTGCTGCGAACATTAACAGTCGAGTGGAAGAGCAGATTCGCTGGCAGGAGCACAATTTGCCACTGGTGCGGCGAATACTTCAGCAATATGCGCTGTAA